One window of the Salvia miltiorrhiza cultivar Shanhuang (shh) chromosome 6, IMPLAD_Smil_shh, whole genome shotgun sequence genome contains the following:
- the LOC130988978 gene encoding uncharacterized protein LOC130988978, with amino-acid sequence MDSTPVNWEALDALVIDFAKSERLIGDSPPSPSPTSLSSSSYRWRLLICQIRRSIESGDIDSAIDLLRGYAPAVLDDHRLLFRLQKQKFIELLRKGTAGDRDSAIECARKSLAPCALDAYPEAYEEFKHALLAFIYDKDDQMSPVANEWSERRRFEIAGLLSSILRAHLQAYDPIFTMTLRYLISIHKGFCLHQGVSSPLANLTERLLLEERDPPATPQESLFEAPPFDEVDIQALAHAVELTRQGAIDSLRFAKGDLHKAFQNELCRMKVDISVIDELVHEYCIYRGIVDPDPTNSGLHVASEMETADKWEAGSSLSENCSIVTDSDMSVSSAQMEGSQTKIDPVSTQNSDMDVRYPCEANSLSEDCSTSRVCQPEDNRAFQRNRSIGTVDRGKRKRWRGRDENFEVSSEVFAGSCCKDGLGATALLGCTNMVLEKSIIKNVSSRADKYEIILGMKELASEGMAAEVVEEISALDPDFFAQNPTLLFQLKQIEFLKLVRLGDHSAALKVASSHLGPLAAKYSALLKPLKETLFALLRSSEEASGKHMPLDALATSLQVAIGRRFGIEEPQLMKIIRATLHTHSEWFKLQMCKDQFEGLLWINSLKEHGGRLLGDATSKSTIDTCTQGSSPVTISSSNMRMQEDGSSSNQMSSSDIGCDENAILKVMEFLALPRGDAIHLLAQYNGNAETVIQQIFA; translated from the exons ATGGATTCGACGCCAGTAAATTGGGAGGCGCTGGATGCTCTCGTGATCGACTTCGCCAAGTCGGAGCGATTGATCGGTGACTCGCCGCCATCGCCGTCGCCGACTTCTCTGTCCTCCTCCTCTTACCGGTGGCGCCTCCTGATTTGCCAGATCAGGCGCTCCATTGAGTCCGGCGACATCGACTCCGCTATTGACCTCCTCCGAGGATACGCCCCCGCCGTGCTCGATGATCACCGCCTCCTCTTCCGTCTGCAGAAACAG AAATTCATTGAGCTGTTAAGGAAAGGAACTGCCGGTGATCGTGATTCTGCGATCGAGTGTGCGCGAAAATCTCTTGCGCCATGTGCATTGGATGCCTACCCG GAAGCATACGAGGAATTTAAGCATGCTCTTCTTGCCTTCATTTATGACAAAGATGATCAGATGTCTCCTGTGGCTAATGAG TGGTCTGAGAGAAGAAGGTTTGAGATTGCAGGGCTTCTATCTTCTATTTTACGGGCCCATTTACAAGCATACGATCCTATATTTACAATGACATTGAGATATTTGATAAG TATACACAAAGGATTTTGCCTTCACCAAGGAGTTTCATCACCCTTAGCCAATCTTACAGAGAGGCTGCTCCTTGAGGAGCGTGACCCCCCAGCTACACCACAAGAAAGTTTGTTTGAGGCACCTCCATTTGATGAG GTGGACATTCAAGCCCTTGCTCATGCAGTGGAGCTTACTAGACAGGGCGCCATTGATAGCTTGAGGTTTGCCAAGGGTGATCTGCACAAGGCATTTCAG AATGAATTATGCCGGATGAAAGTAGATATCTCAGTGATTGATGAACTTGTTCACGAGTATTGCATTTATAGGGGTATCGTGGACCCTGATCCAACAAATTCAG GATTGCATGTTGCATCTGAAATGGAAACTGCTGATAAATGGGAAGCTGGCAGCAGTTTATCTGAAAATTGTTCCATTGTTACTGACAGTGATATGTCAGTGAGCAGTGCTCAGATGGAAGGTTCTCAGACTAAAATTGATCCAGTTAGCACACAAAATTCTGATATGGATGTACGGTATCCCTGTGAGGCAAACAGCCTCAGTGAAGATTGTAGTACCAGTAGAGTGTGCCAGCCTGAAGATAACAGAGCTTTTCAAAGAAACAGAAGCATCGGAACTGTGGATAGGGGCAAACGTAAAAGATGGAGGGGGAGAGATGAAAATTTTGAAGTTTCTTCTGAAGTTTTCGCTGGAAGCTGCTGCAAAGATGGGCTTGGTGCTACTGCCTTACTTGGTTGTACAAACATG GTTCTCGAAAAGTCCATTATAAAAAATGTAAGCAGTAGGGCTGACAAGTATGAGATCATTTTGGGTATGAAGGAATTAGCTAGTGAGGGAATGGCTGCAGAGGTTGTTGAAGAAATAAGTGCTCTAGATCCAGATTTTTTTGCTCAGAACCCAACACTGCTTTTCCAACTGAAGCAG ATTGAATTTCTTAAGCTTGTCCGACTGGGTGATCATTCTGCTGCATTGAAGGTTGCCTCTTCTCATTTGGGTCCTTTGGCTGCTAAGTATTCAGCCTTGCTTAAGCCCTTGAAAGAAACTTTGTTTGCTTTGCTCCGGTCAAGTGAAGAAGCTAGTGGCAAACATATGCCCTTAGATGCTCTTGCAACTTCCCTTCAG GTTGCAATTGGTAGGAGGTTTGGTATCGAAGAACCCCAGCTTATGAAGATCATAAGGGCCACCCTCCACACTCACAGTGAATGGTTCAAGCTTCAAATGTGTAAAGACCAATTTGAGGGCCTCTTGTGGATCAATTCTCTAAAAGAACATGGTGGTCGTTTGTTAGGAGATGCTACTTCTAAGTCGACTATTGATACGTGCACTCAAGGTTCCTCTCCTGTTACAATATCCTCCAGCAACATGAGGATGCAGGAAGATGGTAGTAGTTCTAACCAGATGTCATCCAGTGATATCGGATGTGATGAAAATGCAATACTGAAAGTGATG GAATTTCTTGCTCTGCCCAGAGGAGATGCGATTCATCTACTTGCCCAGTATAATGGAAATGCAGAAACAGTGATCCAGCAAATATTTGCATAG